Proteins from a single region of Streptomyces sp. HUAS 15-9:
- a CDS encoding immunity 49 family protein, which produces MFDLALSKAMTHVQARLAVNPDASELATWEAVVTAMQVSSAMFAAARETEGVIECRIDDRTRAIPATGPQPYIKAGNWLTAFWLSIVCREQARMTLLCNVSIDTLRASGTEYDEYVYHWIDSLQTYWLERPGLGGKLIAAIQTSSPEVSRVADRDLLDKILYQPISLFHQFLRKDHAGFNQALLEALELHKAFWTATDERERTVEGYVALGPLAIACLAYDAGFPIDVESDYIPGELLNRAWLGEFPT; this is translated from the coding sequence ATGTTCGACCTTGCGTTGAGTAAGGCGATGACTCATGTTCAGGCGCGCTTGGCAGTCAATCCGGATGCGTCCGAGTTGGCTACCTGGGAGGCCGTTGTCACGGCAATGCAAGTGAGTTCCGCGATGTTCGCCGCAGCCAGGGAGACCGAGGGAGTCATCGAATGCCGAATCGATGACCGGACGCGGGCAATTCCGGCAACCGGTCCACAGCCCTACATCAAGGCGGGAAACTGGCTCACGGCGTTCTGGCTGTCCATTGTGTGCCGTGAGCAGGCTCGCATGACCCTGCTGTGCAACGTCTCGATCGACACATTGCGTGCATCAGGAACCGAGTACGACGAGTACGTCTATCACTGGATCGACTCCCTCCAGACGTACTGGTTGGAGCGTCCAGGTCTGGGTGGCAAGCTGATCGCCGCGATTCAGACGTCCTCTCCTGAGGTCTCACGGGTCGCCGACCGGGACTTGTTGGACAAGATCCTTTACCAGCCGATCAGTCTCTTCCATCAGTTCTTGCGCAAAGATCACGCTGGCTTCAACCAAGCCCTTCTCGAAGCCCTGGAACTCCACAAAGCGTTCTGGACCGCAACGGACGAGAGGGAGCGAACCGTCGAGGGCTACGTCGCGCTCGGCCCCCTCGCCATTGCCTGCCTGGCCTACGACGCCGGCTTTCCGATCGATGTCGAATCCGACTATATCCCCGGCGAGTTGCTGAACCGCGCCTGGCTCGGAGAGTTCCCCACGTGA
- the eccD gene encoding type VII secretion integral membrane protein EccD produces MSAGALSHTADSGTAVVLSRVTLVGERRRIDLVLPAREPVGLLLPEILRLLDDRVGERPELRHLLTPDGSALDHGSTLEAAGVRDGAVLRLVRAEDAPSAPVVHDVSDEVAEDLGGRSWRWGPGSRHITAGLATVGWAGAAALFARTAYDPSVVAGALLAVAVVAALAGALLGRARQRRGLVATLLCSAGVLGMMGVSSLADGRGWSAAPHVAALASVGVVTLVLLGWFTALGRGGLVGAAAVGVTVLGWEGVVAVQSGAGMAGQQARVGAVLAVASVVVLGLLPRLALMASGLAGLDDRRAGGVSVSRYQVSAALAAAHRGLVLATVAVTVSAALAVMWALRAPTVWTVPLAVVTAVVMMLRARAFPLIAEVVGLLAGGALVAVRLLWVWVERSGAAGPALVVLAVLAVLPLAVLVVQPAEHVRVRLRRAGDLLESVGVIALLPLLIGVFGVYGRLLGTFA; encoded by the coding sequence ATGTCTGCGGGGGCCTTGAGTCATACGGCGGACAGTGGGACCGCGGTCGTCCTGAGTCGCGTCACCCTGGTCGGGGAGCGTCGTCGTATCGATCTCGTACTGCCTGCGCGGGAGCCGGTCGGGCTGTTGTTGCCCGAGATCCTGCGGCTGTTGGACGACCGGGTGGGCGAGCGGCCCGAGTTGCGGCATCTCCTGACCCCGGACGGGTCCGCGCTCGACCACGGCAGCACCCTTGAGGCCGCCGGCGTCCGCGATGGTGCCGTGCTGCGGCTGGTGCGGGCCGAGGATGCCCCGTCCGCGCCCGTCGTGCACGACGTGAGTGACGAGGTTGCGGAGGATCTCGGTGGCCGGTCCTGGCGGTGGGGGCCCGGATCCCGGCACATCACCGCCGGGCTTGCGACCGTGGGTTGGGCCGGCGCTGCCGCCTTGTTCGCGCGGACCGCTTACGACCCTTCCGTCGTCGCGGGCGCGCTGCTCGCCGTGGCCGTCGTCGCCGCTCTCGCCGGGGCCCTGCTCGGGCGGGCCCGGCAGCGGCGCGGGCTCGTCGCCACCCTCCTCTGCTCGGCCGGGGTGCTGGGCATGATGGGGGTGTCCTCGCTCGCCGACGGCCGCGGCTGGTCCGCCGCACCGCATGTGGCAGCGCTGGCCTCGGTGGGCGTCGTCACGCTGGTACTGCTGGGGTGGTTCACGGCGTTGGGGCGCGGTGGGCTGGTCGGTGCGGCGGCTGTCGGTGTCACCGTGCTCGGCTGGGAGGGTGTCGTCGCCGTGCAGTCGGGGGCGGGGATGGCCGGGCAGCAGGCCCGGGTGGGAGCCGTGCTCGCCGTCGCGTCCGTCGTGGTGCTCGGCCTGCTGCCGCGTCTCGCGCTCATGGCCTCCGGGTTGGCCGGGCTCGACGACCGGCGGGCCGGTGGGGTCTCAGTGAGCCGGTACCAGGTGTCCGCGGCCCTGGCCGCCGCGCATCGCGGGCTGGTGCTCGCCACGGTCGCCGTGACCGTGTCGGCGGCGCTGGCGGTGATGTGGGCCTTGCGTGCCCCCACGGTGTGGACCGTGCCGCTCGCCGTCGTCACGGCGGTGGTGATGATGCTGCGGGCCCGGGCTTTCCCGCTGATCGCCGAGGTTGTGGGGTTGCTGGCGGGCGGCGCCCTGGTGGCCGTGAGGCTGTTGTGGGTGTGGGTGGAGCGGTCCGGCGCTGCGGGGCCGGCGCTGGTCGTGCTCGCGGTGCTGGCCGTGCTGCCGCTGGCCGTGCTCGTGGTGCAGCCCGCCGAACATGTGCGGGTACGGCTGCGGCGGGCGGGTGACCTGCTCGAGTCCGTGGGCGTCATCGCGCTGCTGCCGCTGCTCATCGGAGTCTTCGGCGTGTACGGGCGTCTGCTCGGCACCTTCGCTTAG
- a CDS encoding type VII secretion protein produces MTEQTRIAKELQQPVTTGRVIAVTSIRGGVGKSTVAALLGRTFNHYRHDPVLALEADAALGTLPVRMGAETVRWSCGDLARILTPAMQLTDITGYLVPVSEGGWLLPASQGRVGAPLDVRTYRTVTLALRRYFAVTVVDCETLPGEVARTAMDTAHARVVVAPTTAEGVDGTRQVLDWLATLPHSALATTVVALTANSPDMILDVKAATAHLKETGATVVVLPYDRHLAGGGPIRTDLLGRATQDAALGLAAEAMHRAVRVR; encoded by the coding sequence GTGACCGAGCAGACCCGGATCGCCAAGGAGTTGCAGCAACCGGTGACCACTGGGCGGGTCATCGCCGTCACCTCCATCCGCGGCGGTGTCGGCAAGTCGACTGTCGCCGCGCTGCTCGGCCGTACCTTCAACCACTACCGGCACGACCCGGTGCTCGCCCTGGAGGCGGACGCCGCGCTGGGCACCCTGCCGGTGCGGATGGGCGCGGAGACCGTCCGCTGGTCATGCGGCGACCTCGCCCGGATCCTGACACCGGCCATGCAACTGACCGACATCACCGGATACTTGGTGCCCGTGTCCGAGGGCGGCTGGCTGCTGCCCGCGAGCCAGGGAAGGGTCGGTGCCCCTTTGGACGTACGGACGTACCGCACGGTGACCCTCGCGCTGCGGCGCTACTTCGCCGTGACGGTCGTCGACTGCGAGACGCTGCCCGGCGAGGTGGCCCGCACCGCGATGGACACCGCGCACGCCCGGGTGGTGGTCGCGCCGACGACCGCGGAGGGCGTCGACGGAACCCGTCAGGTCCTGGACTGGCTGGCCACGCTGCCGCATTCCGCCCTGGCGACGACGGTGGTCGCCCTCACCGCGAACTCGCCCGACATGATCCTGGATGTGAAGGCGGCCACCGCGCATCTGAAGGAGACGGGGGCCACCGTCGTAGTCCTGCCATACGACCGTCATCTCGCCGGCGGCGGGCCCATCCGCACGGATCTGCTCGGCCGTGCCACCCAGGACGCGGCACTCGGACTGGCGGCGGAGGCGATGCACAGGGCGGTGAGGGTCCGGTGA